The following are encoded together in the Hemicordylus capensis ecotype Gifberg chromosome 4, rHemCap1.1.pri, whole genome shotgun sequence genome:
- the PI15 gene encoding peptidase inhibitor 15, which produces MIISAVSGALLISIFCETSAVELSNSTDLFLPTNNYTDIEVALKAHLDSASLPKTRRKRYISQNDMIAILDYHNQVRGKVFPPASNMEYMVWDENLAKSAEAWAAACIWDHGPSYLLRFLGQNLSVRTGRYRSILQLVKPWYDEVKDYAFPYPQDCNPRCPMRCFGPMCTHYTQMVWATSNRIGCAIHTCHNMNVWGSVWQRAIYLVCNYAPKGNWIGEAPYKVGVPCSACPPSYGGSCTDNLCFPGVTSNYLYWFK; this is translated from the exons ATGATTATTTCAGCAGTCAGTGGTGCCCTCTTAATTTCTATTTTCTGTGAAACAAGTGCAGTAGAGTTGTCCAATTCCACTGACTTATTTCTGCCAACCAATAATTATACTGATATTGAAGTGGCCCTGAAAGCTCATCTGGATTCTGCAAGCCTCCCCAAAACCAGGAGGAAAAGATACATCTCGCAGAATGACATGATTGCGATTCTGGATTATCACAATCAAGTTAGAGGCAAGGTATTCCCACCTGCATCCAACATGGAATATATG gtATGGGATGAAAACCTAGCCAAGTCTGCAGAAGCATGGGCAGCTGCCTGCATTTGGGACCATGGCCCTTCTTACTTATTGAGATTCCTGGGACAAAATCTTTCTGTAAGAACTGGAAG GTACCGATCCATCCTGCAGCTGGTAAAGCCATGGTATGATGAAGTGAAAGACTATGCTTTCCCTTATCCTCAGGACTGCAATCCAAGATGCCCTATGAGATGCTTTGGGCCCATGTGTACACATTACACACAG ATGGTTTGGGCCACTTCCAATCGAATAGGCTGTGCAATCCACACATGCCACAACATGAATGTCTGGGGATCCGTTTGGCAACGGGCTATTTACTTGGTATGCAACTATGCCCCAAA gGGGAACTGGATTGGAGAAGCGCCTTATAAAGTAGGAGTGCCCTGTTCAGCTTGTCCCCCCAGTTATGGAGGATCTTGCACTGACAATCTTTGCTTTCCAGGGGTGACATCAAACTACTTATATTGGTTTAAGTAA